In the Alligator mississippiensis isolate rAllMis1 chromosome 7, rAllMis1, whole genome shotgun sequence genome, one interval contains:
- the LOC132251750 gene encoding olfactory receptor 10A4-like, with protein sequence MASSERDTRVNRTVIQEFILVGFSYLAEMQSLVFLLFLVTYIVTLLGNFLIILLIKLSPSLHTPMYFFLVNLSFLDICFTTSVVPQMLVHLLVKHKSISIAGCISQLCAYAIVGVTECCLLASMAYDRYVAICHPLHYTTIMSGRKCVSLAAASWITSISVQLIQITWIFTMPFCGSNLIDHFFCDFAPLAKLACADTSKNEILIMVVTVLFIMGPFLLIILSYIHIMSTIFKLPSAEGRRKAFSTCSSHLMVVMLFYGTILLTYLRPKSRHTPEGDKVLSLIYTAITPALNPLIYTLRNKEVKGAFRKAVKGISIP encoded by the coding sequence ATGGCCTCTTCTGAGAGAGACACCCGTGTGAACCGGACTGTCATCCAAGAGTTCATTCTGGTTGGATTTTCATATCTTGCTGAGATGCAGAgccttgttttcctcctgtttctaGTGACTTACATTGTGACTTTACTGGGAAACTTCCTAATCATCCTCTTGATAAAGCTCAGTCCCAgccttcacacccccatgtatttTTTCCTGGTAAACTTGTCCTTCTTGGACATTTGTTTCACAACCAGTGTGGTTCCCCAAATGCTGGTACACCTCTTGGTGAAGCATAAAAGCATCTCCATTGCAGGCTGCATATCCCAGTTGTGTGCCTATGCCATCGTGGGAGTTACTGAATGCTGCCTCCTAGCATCCATGGCTTATGACCGCTATGTTGCCATATGCCACCCCTTACACTATACTACCATCATGAGTGGTCGGAAATGTGTGAGCCTAGCAGCTGCCTCGTGGATCACCAGCATCTCAGTGCAGCTGATTCAGATCACATGGATCTTCACCATGCCTTTCTGTGGGTCCAACCTCATTGACCACTTCTTCTGTGATTTTGCACCACTGGCAAAGTTGGCATGCGCAGACACATCCAAGAATGAGATTCTTATTATGGTTGTGACAGTGCTGTTCATTATGGGCCCTTTCTTGCTAATAATCCTGTCTTACATCCACATTATGtccaccattttcaaactgcCTTCAGCGGAGGGAAGAAGAAAGGCCTTCTCCACCTGTTCTTCACACCTTATGGTGGTAATGTTGTTCTATGGAACAATCCTTTTAACCTATCTGCGACCCAAGTCCCGCCACACCCCAGAAGGTGACAAAGTTCTTTCCCTCATCTACACGGCCATAACACCAGCTTTGAACCCACTGATATACACATTGAGGAACAAAGAGGTGAAGGGGGCTTTTAGGAAAGCTGTTAAAGGAATAAGCATACCATAA